In Alistipes ihumii AP11, a genomic segment contains:
- a CDS encoding tRNA1(Val) (adenine(37)-N6)-methyltransferase → MANDYFAFKRFTVRQPRSAMRVGTDGVLLGAWCDSAPAGGRMLDVGTGTGVIALILAQRNPSARIDAVEIDEGSCLDAEGNFAASPWAGRLTLYRRPFADFAAGCTVRYDRIVSNPPYFVASLKSPDPARTAARHAESLSYADLAAGAARLLVPSGRLSVILPAETACDFAASALNEGLYQVRALAVHTVPGGPVRRLCAEFSPRRQDLQEETLVIEAEDRRGYSARYKELTGDFYLKM, encoded by the coding sequence ATGGCCAACGACTATTTCGCTTTCAAACGGTTCACCGTCCGTCAGCCCCGCTCGGCGATGAGGGTGGGCACCGACGGCGTGTTGCTCGGCGCATGGTGCGATTCGGCGCCGGCGGGCGGGCGGATGCTCGATGTCGGTACGGGAACGGGAGTGATCGCGCTGATTCTGGCCCAGCGCAATCCGTCGGCCCGGATCGACGCCGTCGAGATCGACGAGGGGAGCTGTCTCGATGCCGAGGGCAATTTCGCCGCGTCGCCTTGGGCCGGTCGGCTGACTCTTTACCGTCGTCCGTTCGCCGATTTCGCGGCCGGATGCACGGTCCGGTACGACCGGATCGTGTCGAATCCTCCCTATTTCGTCGCATCGCTCAAATCGCCCGATCCGGCCCGCACGGCAGCGCGGCATGCGGAGTCCCTGTCCTATGCCGATCTGGCCGCAGGGGCTGCGCGGTTGCTCGTTCCCTCCGGACGGTTGTCGGTAATCTTGCCTGCCGAGACCGCATGCGACTTTGCGGCATCGGCTTTGAACGAGGGATTGTACCAGGTGCGCGCACTGGCCGTGCATACGGTTCCGGGCGGTCCCGTCAGGCGGCTGTGCGCGGAGTTTTCCCCCCGGCGGCAGGATTTGCAGGAGGAGACGCTCGTGATCGAAGCCGAAGACCGCCGAGGGTACAGTGCCCGTTACAAAGAGCTGACGGGCGATTTTTACCTGAAGATGTAA
- a CDS encoding DUF6359 domain-containing protein, producing the protein MNKAVRIAWAVSIVAIVAASCAKEPSDNLGEKQMAAFDAWVGLYGDGAEKQPSGIYIKKLHSASGVIKPPVEYDWIQLNYTGRIMVDGDVFVTRDSAVAVEQGTFEYFTHYVPQMIQFYEDGDLPQGVYDAVGTMNEGDRVRVYVPYTLAYGNYGRSFTGGYQGQVSSVPAQTPIIMDLELKKIISDPLRDESNEVAQYASRNWGQTIADTLKTGLYRRSLRTGLDTATVKDDSIAYVYYVGRFMDGFVFDTNIADTARKYHIYDNSSSSKYDSLVVSLKSEDTSVVRGFYEAIKGMRYGETAEALFTSTYGYGSTGQAGTSTTTEIPPYAPLMFTIEVIPLNGDGTAQHPYNITAVKGLPQEESDVWITGYIVGVVDGTSVEENAQYAQTVSVKTNILLSDKRTAKKASEVIAVELPEGPIRDALNLADNKLNYRVKIALKGNIRPYLGQRGMTGVTQYVK; encoded by the coding sequence ATGAATAAAGCAGTTCGCATTGCATGGGCCGTGTCGATCGTCGCGATCGTGGCCGCTTCCTGTGCCAAGGAGCCTTCGGATAATCTGGGCGAGAAGCAGATGGCCGCTTTCGACGCATGGGTGGGCCTGTACGGCGACGGCGCGGAGAAGCAGCCTTCGGGCATTTACATCAAGAAACTGCACTCCGCCTCGGGAGTAATCAAGCCCCCGGTCGAGTACGACTGGATACAGCTGAACTATACCGGCCGGATCATGGTCGACGGCGACGTGTTCGTCACGCGCGACAGCGCGGTAGCCGTCGAGCAGGGTACTTTCGAGTACTTTACGCACTATGTGCCCCAGATGATTCAGTTCTACGAGGACGGCGACCTGCCTCAGGGCGTGTACGACGCCGTGGGTACGATGAACGAGGGGGATCGCGTCCGGGTGTACGTTCCCTACACGCTCGCTTACGGCAACTACGGCCGGTCGTTTACCGGAGGGTATCAGGGGCAGGTATCGAGCGTTCCGGCCCAGACGCCTATCATCATGGATCTGGAGCTGAAGAAGATCATTTCGGACCCGCTTCGGGACGAGAGCAACGAAGTGGCTCAGTATGCGTCCCGTAACTGGGGACAGACCATAGCCGACACGCTGAAGACGGGGCTTTACCGCCGGTCGCTCCGCACGGGGCTCGATACCGCGACGGTCAAGGACGACTCGATAGCTTACGTCTACTATGTGGGGCGTTTTATGGACGGATTCGTCTTCGACACGAATATCGCCGATACGGCGCGCAAGTACCACATCTACGATAACAGCAGCTCGTCCAAGTACGACTCGCTCGTGGTGTCGCTCAAGTCGGAGGATACGTCGGTAGTCCGCGGCTTCTATGAGGCCATCAAGGGAATGAGGTACGGGGAGACGGCCGAAGCCCTTTTCACTTCTACGTACGGCTACGGCAGCACCGGTCAGGCCGGGACCTCCACCACCACCGAGATACCTCCCTATGCTCCTTTGATGTTCACGATCGAGGTGATTCCGCTTAACGGGGACGGTACGGCCCAGCACCCGTACAATATCACGGCGGTCAAGGGCCTTCCGCAGGAGGAGAGCGACGTGTGGATCACCGGTTATATCGTCGGCGTGGTCGACGGCACGAGCGTGGAGGAGAACGCCCAGTACGCCCAGACCGTTTCGGTCAAGACCAATATTCTGCTCTCCGACAAGCGCACGGCCAAGAAAGCCAGCGAGGTGATCGCCGTAGAGTTGCCCGAAGGCCCGATCCGCGATGCGTTGAATCTGGCCGACAATAAGCTGAACTATCGGGTCAAGATCGCCCTGAAAGGCAATATTCGTCCTTATTTGGGCCAGAGAGGCATGACGGGCGTGACTCAGTACGTGAAATAA
- a CDS encoding DNA alkylation repair protein, translated as MDDTQRMIGLLRRLKVEMNGAVVDAMRSRGLDYPLSYGVSVPTIREIAKAYAPAHAFALFLFRQQVRELKLAAAFIDDPSEVTAAQMREWADGLTNTELVEQVVSALFRHAPDAPDMALEWMGSPEPMKRYAGLLTAASAIRAEKNRAWADRFFEQADRIARRGDLESFVGRGLVMLMRSLATVSPSLCERVKLWEQLCAASADGTLREVAGELQWQLEYMEGGSD; from the coding sequence ATGGACGATACCCAGCGAATGATCGGTCTGTTGCGCCGGCTGAAGGTGGAAATGAACGGGGCTGTCGTCGATGCCATGCGCAGCCGGGGTCTCGACTATCCGCTCAGCTACGGCGTTTCCGTGCCGACGATCAGGGAGATCGCGAAAGCGTACGCTCCGGCGCATGCTTTCGCCTTGTTTCTTTTCAGGCAGCAGGTTCGGGAGCTGAAGCTCGCGGCCGCCTTTATCGACGACCCTTCGGAAGTGACTGCCGCTCAGATGCGGGAGTGGGCGGACGGTCTGACCAATACCGAGTTGGTCGAACAGGTCGTCAGCGCGCTGTTCCGCCATGCGCCCGATGCTCCGGATATGGCTTTGGAATGGATGGGCTCGCCGGAGCCGATGAAGCGGTATGCCGGCTTGCTGACGGCTGCGTCGGCTATCCGCGCGGAAAAGAACCGCGCATGGGCCGACCGTTTTTTCGAACAGGCAGACCGGATCGCCCGGCGAGGCGATTTGGAGAGTTTTGTCGGCCGGGGGCTGGTGATGCTGATGCGCTCGCTGGCGACCGTCTCGCCCTCTTTGTGCGAACGGGTGAAGCTTTGGGAGCAGCTGTGTGCGGCTTCGGCGGACGGAACGCTTCGCGAAGTCGCCGGAGAGCTGCAATGGCAGTTGGAGTATATGGAGGGCGGCTCGGACTGA
- a CDS encoding FKBP-type peptidyl-prolyl cis-trans isomerase, protein MKRFTQIVLISAGSLALACAKEDDAVTSQRSAIESFLDSRGWEYAEASGVYRYTINADRPEYESEPQIAYGDSVVFDFAAYLFSGSVSATEVPYYTNIRSLVEGDTVLNTEYWSFEPQRVVLGATPMIRGLTYGLQGARESDSLQLFVTSDLAYGSGNTGVVDGDQATRWFVYIEKVIKNE, encoded by the coding sequence TTGAAGCGGTTTACTCAAATAGTGCTGATCTCGGCCGGATCTCTTGCGCTCGCCTGCGCCAAGGAAGACGATGCCGTGACCTCGCAACGGTCCGCGATCGAGAGCTTTCTCGATTCGAGAGGCTGGGAGTATGCCGAAGCCTCGGGCGTATACCGCTACACGATCAACGCCGACCGGCCGGAGTACGAGAGCGAACCGCAGATCGCCTACGGTGACTCGGTCGTTTTCGATTTCGCCGCTTATCTCTTTTCGGGCTCGGTGAGCGCGACGGAAGTGCCCTATTATACGAATATCCGTTCGTTGGTCGAAGGAGATACCGTGCTGAATACGGAGTATTGGAGCTTCGAACCTCAGCGGGTCGTGCTCGGAGCGACGCCGATGATCCGGGGACTTACTTACGGGTTGCAAGGCGCCCGCGAGAGCGACTCGCTTCAGTTGTTCGTCACCTCGGATCTGGCTTACGGCAGCGGGAATACGGGCGTCGTGGACGGCGATCAGGCGACGAGATGGTTTGTCTATATCGAAAAAGTGATTAAGAATGAATAA
- a CDS encoding DUF4831 family protein → MRKLMISVLAGSLTVAGASAQVKAYKPSKPMEGNTVAYALPRSVVRVQVVAERESVRVGPYARFAQKLLGVMAPLADKDIYTIQSATLCAAQEADPAEVYALDNPDKSPLRIYDVTPEGFVAASAAGQKPLPPAWDCAGPLRGPVPDRCEAVSYLDSDTSFVKVSVDRLSLVEKSPESMAQDAANAIFSLRRHRIDLVTGEAGENVFGAGLKAALEEIDRLEQEYLSLFLGKQFRQRIVREFSVVPSKDEPATVVCRFSDTAGLLSADDLSGRPVLLELAPENKAQSLAPERRASKDSRSTILYRVADMVNCRLMDGNREIAQSRLPLYQFGQVIELPVTSVK, encoded by the coding sequence ATGAGAAAGCTGATGATTTCGGTGCTGGCGGGTTCCCTGACTGTTGCGGGCGCGTCGGCTCAAGTGAAAGCTTACAAGCCGTCCAAGCCGATGGAGGGGAATACGGTGGCCTATGCGTTGCCTCGCTCGGTGGTTCGCGTGCAGGTCGTTGCCGAAAGGGAGAGCGTGCGAGTGGGCCCGTATGCCCGCTTCGCTCAGAAACTTCTGGGCGTGATGGCTCCGCTCGCGGACAAAGACATCTACACGATTCAGAGCGCGACGCTCTGCGCGGCTCAGGAAGCCGATCCGGCCGAAGTGTATGCGTTGGACAATCCCGACAAGAGCCCGCTGAGAATTTACGACGTGACTCCGGAAGGGTTCGTAGCGGCGTCCGCTGCCGGCCAGAAGCCTCTGCCTCCTGCATGGGACTGCGCGGGTCCGCTTCGCGGGCCTGTTCCCGACCGTTGCGAGGCGGTGTCTTATCTGGACAGCGATACCTCGTTCGTCAAGGTGTCGGTCGATCGGCTGAGCCTCGTCGAGAAAAGTCCCGAGTCGATGGCGCAGGATGCCGCCAATGCGATCTTCTCGTTGCGGCGCCATCGGATCGATCTGGTGACGGGCGAGGCGGGCGAGAACGTGTTCGGCGCGGGCCTGAAGGCTGCGCTTGAAGAGATCGACCGGCTGGAGCAGGAGTATCTGTCGCTGTTTCTGGGCAAGCAGTTCCGTCAAAGAATCGTCCGGGAATTCAGCGTCGTGCCGTCGAAGGACGAGCCGGCGACGGTCGTCTGCCGTTTTTCTGATACCGCCGGCTTGCTGTCCGCGGACGATCTGTCGGGTCGGCCCGTCCTGCTGGAGCTCGCTCCCGAGAACAAGGCACAGAGCTTGGCTCCGGAGCGTCGCGCTTCGAAGGATTCGCGCAGCACGATTCTTTACCGCGTGGCCGACATGGTGAATTGCCGGCTGATGGACGGCAATCGCGAAATCGCGCAGAGCCGTCTGCCTTTGTATCAGTTCGGGCAGGTGATCGAGTTGCCCGTGACGTCGGTCAAATAG